The Bryobacteraceae bacterium genomic sequence TTCTGATCCCACTGCCCGCCGAGCACCACCTGGAAATGTGGCACCGTGTAGTTGTTCTTGTTCCGGCTGACGCCATAGAAGCCGAGGTCCGCCACATGGTGCTGGCCGCAGGAATTGAAACAACCGCTCACTTTGATCCGCAGCCCGCGGATCGCTTCGTCGAGTTCGAACTGCTTCGCGCCGAGCCGTTCCTTCAACTCGCCGGCCAGCCCGCGTGACGACGAAATCCCCAGCTTGCAGGTGTCGGTGCCGGGACATGCCACCAGATCGACAATCGTGCCGGCGCCCGGCGCGGCCAGATCCACCGCCGCGAGCGAGTTGTAGAGCTCCGGAAGATCGCGTTCGCTCACCCAGCGCAACACCAGGTTCTGTTCCACCGTCGTGCGCACGGTCTCGCGAAGGTACTTCCGGGCGGCGTCGGCCACGGCGCGCAACTGCGGCGACGTAATGTCGCCGAGCGGCAAAGAAATGGTCACGGTCGCGTATCCGGATTGCCGCTGGCGGTAGACGTTCGTCTTCGCCCATTCCTTGAACCCGGCCGGCGCCGAACCGTTCATCTCCTCGATCTGCAAGAGTGAGCCAGGCCGCAGCGGCGCCTCGTCGTTCGCCGACAGGTCCTCAAGGTATGCCGTCCAGCGATCGTCGTGGGGAAGAATCGCGCGCTCCTCGGCAACCAGCTCCCGGAACTTCTCGATCCCAAGCTTTGAAACGAGGAACTTCACGCGCGCCGTATTGCGGTTCTTCTTCTCGCCCAGCCGGGCGAAAACGCGGCACACCGCCTGCGCCAGCGGCAGCAGTTCTTCCTCCGCGGCGAACTCGACAAGCAGCCGCGCCTGCTGCGGCACCGTGCCCAAGCCGCCGCCGACGTACACCTCGAACCCGCGCTTGCCGTCCCGCACAACCGCGACGCAGCCGAGGTCGTGCATCTTCACCAATCCGCACGCCTCTTCGCGGCAGCCGGAAAAAGCGATCTTGAACTTGCGGCCGAAATCCTGGCAGTCGGGATGTCCGAGCAGGAAGTGGGTGAGAGCGTTCGCGTAGGGCGTGATATCGAAGGTCTCGGTCTTGCAGACGCCGGCGATCGGGCACCCGGTCACGTTGCGCACGCTGTTGCCGCAAGCCTCGCGCGTCGTTATGCCCACCGCCGCCAGACGCCGCATCAACGAAGGCGTGTCTTCGATATGCACGAAGTGAAGCTGGAAGTCCTGCCGCGTGGTGACGTGCGCGATGCCGTCGGAGTACTCCTCGGCGAGGTCGGCGAGCGTCTCCAGTTGTTCGGCGATCATGCCCCCCCAAGGGATCTTGATCCGTTGCATCCCGGGCGCGTCCCACAGCGTGTTCGGCCCCTTGGTCGCCTCGGCCGGATACTCCAGTTTCCGCGCCGCCACGCCGTCATGGCGCTGGCCGTTGTCGTACCGCTGCCCATAGGCGCCCCGGCGAAGCCGCGTCTCGGCAAACACCTTTTCGTCGATCTTGCCTTGTTTGCGCAGCCGGACTTCGTTATCGTAAATATCTATCTCGGCGGCCAGGTGCGCTGGTACGCGGTCGCCGAGGCGATCCTTCCATAGGGAATTGGAGGCTTTCATAGTGCGATACTCCCTAAACTATATAGGAATTGGGGTGCTTGCGGCAAGCTTGCTCGCTCAAGCCCCTGATTCTAACCCCTTCGCCAAGTCGACGGAAGCCGCCGAGGCTGGGCGCAAGCTGTACATGACTTCCTGCGCCGGCTGTCATGGACCAACCGGCGAAGGCGGGCGCGGGCCGCGCATCGCCCAGAACCAGCGGCTCGGCCGCGCCCCGGATGCGCGCCTGTTCGATTCGATCAAGAACGGCGTCCGCGGTTCCGACATGCCTCCGTCCCCACTACCCGCCGACCAGATATGGCGGCTCGTCACCTACGTCCGCGCCATCAATGCGCCGGCCTATGAGGCGCCCTCCACCGGCGATCCGGCCGCGGGCGAAAAGCTCTACGCGAAGGGCAACTGCGCCAACTGCCACGCCATCCGAGGCAAAGGCGGAGCCCTTGGGCCGGACCTTAGCCACATCGGCATGATGCGCTCTGTGGCGCAGCTTCGCGAAGCGATCCTCAAGCCGTCCGAGCGGCCCACGGAAGGTTTTGCCGGCGTCACGGCCACCTTCCGCGACGGGCGCAAGATCCAGGGCGTCGCCAAGAACAACACGAACTACGGCATCCAGATCCTCGACCGCGAGGGTAACCTCCACTTGATCGACAAAGCCGATTTGAGCGCGCTCGCGTTCCGCAAAAACTCGCCAATGCCCGGTAACTACGGAACCCGGTTCAACCGCCAGGAGCAAAACGACCTCATCGCCTATCTGGCCCGCCAAGCCATTCGAGTTCCGGAAAAGGAAGAATCCAAGTGAAAACGTTCATCGCACTCGCCCTCGTCGGCGCCGCGTCCGCTCAGGTCCGCTACGAAGACATCCGCAACGGTCCAGGAGCCGACTGGCTCACCTACGCCGGCAGCTACGACGGCCAGCGCCATTCGCCGTTGACGCAGATCACCCCGGCGAACGCGCCGAACCTCACGGCGAAATGGGTGTTTCACGTGCCCCAGACGCGGCGGCTCGAGTCCGTTCCGCTGGTCCGCGACGGCGTGCTGTACTTCACCAATTCGAACGAGATATTCGCGCTCGACGGACGTTCCGGCCGGCAGATATGGACCTATCGCGACGACTCGGTAAAGGCCCAGCGCGTCAACCGCGGCG encodes the following:
- a CDS encoding c-type cytochrome, with amino-acid sequence MLAASLLAQAPDSNPFAKSTEAAEAGRKLYMTSCAGCHGPTGEGGRGPRIAQNQRLGRAPDARLFDSIKNGVRGSDMPPSPLPADQIWRLVTYVRAINAPAYEAPSTGDPAAGEKLYAKGNCANCHAIRGKGGALGPDLSHIGMMRSVAQLREAILKPSERPTEGFAGVTATFRDGRKIQGVAKNNTNYGIQILDREGNLHLIDKADLSALAFRKNSPMPGNYGTRFNRQEQNDLIAYLARQAIRVPEKEESK
- a CDS encoding nitrite/sulfite reductase, translated to MKASNSLWKDRLGDRVPAHLAAEIDIYDNEVRLRKQGKIDEKVFAETRLRRGAYGQRYDNGQRHDGVAARKLEYPAEATKGPNTLWDAPGMQRIKIPWGGMIAEQLETLADLAEEYSDGIAHVTTRQDFQLHFVHIEDTPSLMRRLAAVGITTREACGNSVRNVTGCPIAGVCKTETFDITPYANALTHFLLGHPDCQDFGRKFKIAFSGCREEACGLVKMHDLGCVAVVRDGKRGFEVYVGGGLGTVPQQARLLVEFAAEEELLPLAQAVCRVFARLGEKKNRNTARVKFLVSKLGIEKFRELVAEERAILPHDDRWTAYLEDLSANDEAPLRPGSLLQIEEMNGSAPAGFKEWAKTNVYRQRQSGYATVTISLPLGDITSPQLRAVADAARKYLRETVRTTVEQNLVLRWVSERDLPELYNSLAAVDLAAPGAGTIVDLVACPGTDTCKLGISSSRGLAGELKERLGAKQFELDEAIRGLRIKVSGCFNSCGQHHVADLGFYGVSRNKNNYTVPHFQVVLGGQWDQNAGAYGLAIGAVPSKRIPDTVDRITSRYLAEREANERFQAWVKRIGKAACKAMLEDLMVVPAHDADPSYYTDWADAREYTIGDIGVGECAGEVVNPIDFQLAACEREAFEAQLALESGDAARAGGLAYDAMVHAATALLKQRLPVLGDDPDTVVARFRSELVDTQLFHDPFTGAKFAQYFLKAHERRGQEVSADRAHQLVEESQLFIEASHACYSRMRSQAVAV